The nucleotide sequence GCACGTCACTCGCTGCATTTCCATTCCCTGCACTCCCATTCGCTTCAAGTCCGGTTAAGATACTGCGCGCCCGCTCAATGACCCAAGTCGGCATTTCAGCCAGCTCTGCCACATGGATTCCATAACTTTTATCTGCTCGTCCTTCTTCAATTTTGTGAAGGAACAAGAGCTTTCCTTCCCGTTCTTCGCATCGAGCATTGACATTCACGACACCACTCAACGTCTCTGCTAACCCGGTCAACTCGTGGTAATGTGTGGAGAAGAGCGTTTTGGCACCGATTTTTTGGCAAATGTACTCAATCACTGCTTGTGCAAGCGCCATTCCATCGTACGTTGAAGTCCCGCGGCCAATTTCATCGAGCAGGATCAAGCTCTTCGCTGTCGCTTTTTGCAGGGCGTGTCTGGTCTCCAGCATTTCCACCATAAACGTACTGTGCCCGCCAACCAAATCGTCGGCTGCCCCAATCCGAGTAAAAATCTGATCGACTATCGCCAGCTTGGCCTGTTTAGCCGGAACGAAGCAACCGATCTGTGCCATCACCGTGATCAAGGCGATCTGTCTCATGTACGTACTTTTACCCGCCATATTTGGACCCGTAATGAGCAAAACTTGACGATTCGTCTGATCCATCTCCACGTCATTTGCCACGTATTTTTCGCGCTCCAGAACGGCTTCTACTACTGGATGACGCCCTTCTGTAATGACGTATTCACCGTTTTCCACAAGCTCTGGGCGTATAAAACCGCGCTCGTCACTCACCGTAGCAAATGCCTGGAGAACGTCCACAGATGCAATGCGCTCAGCGAGATTCTGCAGTCTTGGTATATGCTTCGCGACCTCGCTTCTTACCGCCACGAACAGTTGGTATTCCAACTCAATCATCTTTTCTTCCGCTTCAAGAATGAGCGCTTCGCGTTCCTTCAACTCTGGTGTAATGTACCGCTCTGCATTCGCCAAAGTCTGCTTGCGCTCATACCGTCCCGCCGGAACGTTGGCGATATTGGACTTCGATATTTCGATGTAGTAGCCAAACACCTTATTGAAGCCTACTTTGAGTGAACGAATCCCTGTCGCTTCCCGTTCTCCCTGCTCCAGTTGGGCAATCCACGTCTTCCCTTCACGACTTGCCGTATGGAGCTTGTCCAAGTACTCATCGTATCCCGTACGAAGCATACCGCCTTCACGAACCGATATCGGCGGATCATCTACGAGTGCATGAGCCAAATAGTTGACGATGTCTGTACACTCATCCATCCCTTGCGCCAGTTCCATCAATACCGGCGTATTCGTTTGGATCATATACTGCTTCAGCTCTGGAACAGCTTCCAAAGACATGCGCAGTTGAATGAGATCTCGTGCGTTCGCATTCCCATAGGAAATACGGCCCGCCAGACGCTCCAAATCATAGACACGATCCAAGCAAGTCCGCAAATCGGAGCGAAGCAGCATGTCACCCTTCAAGGCTTCCACAGCGCTCAGACGTGCCTCCAACTGATCGCGACTGAGCAACGGACGCTCAATCCATCTGCGTAAGAGACGACCACCCATTGCCGTTTGAGTCCGATCCAACAGCCACAACAGAGAGCCCTTTTTCGTCTTATCGCGAATGGTCTCTGTCAATTCCAAATTGCGTCTGGAAAAGCCGTCCATTTGCAGATACTGCTTTGCATCGTACTGCTTTAACAGGCGCATATGGGCAAGACTGCGTTTTTGCGTCGTCCCTATGTAGAACAAGAGAGCATTGACCGCCGCTCGCATGGACATATCCAGCCCTTTTGCCTGCTCCGCATATTGACTATCCACTGCCAATGCGTCCAGTTGGTGTGCATCCACGACAGTAGATGGCAGTGCTGTCTTCGGCAAAACAGCGAGGCCAAAAAAGACGAGCTCCTTGGGGCGATATTGCAAGGCTTCATCCAGAACAGCCTCTGCTTGTCCCACCAAAGAGGTAACGTACATCTCACCTGTACTCATATCACACGCAGCAACACCCGTCCGCCCTTCTACTTGGGCTAACGCTGCCATGTAATTGTTTTCCTTATCCGTCAGCCATTTGCCTTCCATCATCGTTCCCGGAGTAATGACGCGTGTAACTTCCCGGCGAACGACCCCTTTGGCTTCTTTTGGATCTTCGACTTGCTCGCAAACAGCTACTTTATGGCCTTTTTTCAGTAGCTCTGCAATATAGCCATCTGCCGCATGATGTGGAACACCACACATTGGTATGCGCTCAGAACCACCACCATCACGTCCCGTCAGTGTAATTTCCAGCTCACGGGACGCAAGAATGGCGTCATCAAAAAACAGTTCATAAAAATCGCCTAAGCGAAAAAATAAGAAAGTATCCGGATAATCTTTTTTGATAGCCAGATACTGTTGAATCATCGGGGTATATTGAGCCATGATTTTCTTCTCCTAGCCTACTAATTCTCGTCGCTATTATATCATGATTGTACGGTAATGTTGACCCTTCATCCGATGGTAGATCTGTTTATGGTAGCTTCCATGTCTTGCGAAGGTCTTCATCCGTTCTCCACGATTGGCTTTCGATTAAAAAAGAAAAGTATCGATCCAAATGAATTCGTGACAGCGTATAGCCTGGTAGCTCCTTTAATTCTTGCCAGACTTGGGTAACGTACGGCAGGAGCTTTTCTTTTTCGCCCTGGTAGTAGGCTTTGATGAGCGGGAGCTTTAAATGAGGCATCGCTTGTAGCTTGTCGTGATTGGTTGCTACCAAATGGGCCAAATGAAGAATACCTCGAGTGACAAGGGGATCAACGAGCCAACTGGGGAGTGTACGATACTCGAAACCATATTCCTTCTCCCTTACATCCCCCAAAAATCCATATCGCTCTCTGCGGCTCATACAGCCTGCATCCTCAATCAGAACAAGGGGAAGAGCCA is from Brevibacillus brevis and encodes:
- the mutS gene encoding DNA mismatch repair protein MutS codes for the protein MAQYTPMIQQYLAIKKDYPDTFLFFRLGDFYELFFDDAILASRELEITLTGRDGGGSERIPMCGVPHHAADGYIAELLKKGHKVAVCEQVEDPKEAKGVVRREVTRVITPGTMMEGKWLTDKENNYMAALAQVEGRTGVAACDMSTGEMYVTSLVGQAEAVLDEALQYRPKELVFFGLAVLPKTALPSTVVDAHQLDALAVDSQYAEQAKGLDMSMRAAVNALLFYIGTTQKRSLAHMRLLKQYDAKQYLQMDGFSRRNLELTETIRDKTKKGSLLWLLDRTQTAMGGRLLRRWIERPLLSRDQLEARLSAVEALKGDMLLRSDLRTCLDRVYDLERLAGRISYGNANARDLIQLRMSLEAVPELKQYMIQTNTPVLMELAQGMDECTDIVNYLAHALVDDPPISVREGGMLRTGYDEYLDKLHTASREGKTWIAQLEQGEREATGIRSLKVGFNKVFGYYIEISKSNIANVPAGRYERKQTLANAERYITPELKEREALILEAEEKMIELEYQLFVAVRSEVAKHIPRLQNLAERIASVDVLQAFATVSDERGFIRPELVENGEYVITEGRHPVVEAVLEREKYVANDVEMDQTNRQVLLITGPNMAGKSTYMRQIALITVMAQIGCFVPAKQAKLAIVDQIFTRIGAADDLVGGHSTFMVEMLETRHALQKATAKSLILLDEIGRGTSTYDGMALAQAVIEYICQKIGAKTLFSTHYHELTGLAETLSGVVNVNARCEEREGKLLFLHKIEEGRADKSYGIHVAELAEMPTWVIERARSILTGLEANGSAGNGNAASDVQMSLESLWTAPVAAVREEPMQFHSAEEEAIMDELRELDLNSTTPMDAMMKLYAWKQQLKKR